The Capra hircus breed San Clemente chromosome 12, ASM170441v1, whole genome shotgun sequence region ACTTTGAAAGACTTGATTGTGTGTTTCTTCTGCTTCAAACTCTATCAGCACAATCATGGTGGGTATTTAGGTGACCCCAGGCATGTTAAGTTGTTGTTTGGGGGTAATTTAAAACTTTGACCTAAAAGCCAACTTGTGAGGGACTGTGAGTATTTTCTTTCACATAGTAGCTCAGAGACACATTTAGCCCCACTATATTCCACTGCACTTTCAGTTTTCTGGGATACTTACTTCCTATTTTCCGttcaaaaactatttaaaaagcaTGTCAGAGTTTCATTTCAGCAATGAATGGTGGCCATTAATTGGGTGTATCTCTTAAAGCAAAGGCTGTTGTAGCCttaaaacaataattatttttgtaaatggcCATCagtcagtgagtcagttcagttgctcagtcgtgtccgactctttgtgaccctatgaactgcagcacgccaggcctccctgtccatcaccaactcccagagtttactcaaactcatgtccattgagtcagtgatgccatcccaccatctcatcctctgtcatccccttctcctcccatcttcaatggCCATAGTTATGTAAAAAAATGGCCACAGTTATGTAAAAAATCCAATTATTCACCTATCAATTCATGAATATCATAAAACAAGTCTGATGTTTTCAAGTGAACTTGATTTTTACTACCATCTCCCTTTCAGTACTTGTGACCACCTACCTTGtacatgaggttattgatatttctcccagcaatcttgattccagcttgtgtttcttccagcccagcgtttctcatgatgtactctgcaaataagttaaataagcagggtgacaatatacagccttgacgtactccttttcctatttggaaccagtctgttgttccatgtccatttctaactgttgcttcctgacctgcacataggtttttcaagaggcaggtcaggtggtctggtatgcccatttcttgaagaattttccagtttattgtgatccacacagtcaaagactttggcatagtcaataatgcagaaatagatgtttttctggaactctcttgctttttcgatgatccagtgatgttggcaatttgatctctggttcctctgccttttctaaaaccagcttgaacatctggaagttcacggtacacatattgctgaagcctggcttggagaattttgagcattactttgctagtgtgtgagatgagtgcaattgtgtggtagtttgagcattctttggcattgcctttctttgggattgggatgaaaactgaccttttccagtcctgtggccactgctgagttttccaaatttgctggcatattgagtacagcactttcacagcatcatctttcaggattcgaaacagctccactggaattccatcacctccactagctttgttcctagtgatgctttccaaggcccacttgacttcacattccaggatgtctggctctagatgagtgatcacaccatcatgattatctgggtcgtgaagatcttttttgtacagttcttgtgtgtattcttgccatctcttcttaatatcttttgcttctgttaggtccagaccatttctgtcctttatcaagcccatctttgcatgaaatgttcccttggtatctctaatttccttgaagagatttctagtctttcccattctgttgttttcctctatttctttgcaccgatcgctgaagaaggctttcttatctcttcttgctattctctggaactctgcattcagatgcctatatctttccttttctcctttgcttttcgcttctcttcttttcacagctatttgtaaggcctcctcagacagccattttgcttttttgcatttcttttccatggggatggtcttgatcgctgtctcctgtacagtgtcacaaacctcattccatagttcatcaggcactctatctatcaggtctaggcccttaaatctatttctctcttccactgtataatcattagggatttgatttaggtcatacctgaatggtctagtggttttccctactttctttaagtctgaatttagcaataagaagttcatggtctgagccacagtctgctcctggtcttatttttgctgactgtatagagcttctccatctttggctgcaaagaatataatcaatctgattttggtgttcaccatctggtaatgtccatgtgtacagtcttctcttgtattgctggaagagggtgtttgctatgaccagtgccttctcttggcaaaacgctattatgcagatgacaccaccctcatggcagaaagtgaggaggaactaaaaagcttcttgatgaaagtgaaagaggagagtgaaaaagttggcttaaagctcaacattcagaaaacgaagatcatggcatttggtcccatcacttcatggcaaatagatggggaaacagtggaaacagcgtcagactttatttttttggctccaaaatcactgcagatggtgattgcagccatgaaattaaaagacacttactccttggaaggaaagttatgaccaacctagatagcatattcaaaagcagagacattactttgccaacaaaggtccatctagtcaaggctatggtttttccagtggtcatatatggatgtgagagttgggactgtgaagaaagctgaatgctgaagaatcgatgcttttgaactgtggtgttggagaagactcttgagagtcccttggactgcaaggagatccaaccagtccattctacaggagatcagcactgggtgttcattggaaggactgatgctgaagctgaaactccaatactttggccacctcatgtgaagagttgactcactggcaaagactctgatgctgggagggattgggggcaggaggagaaggggacgacagaggatgagatggctggatgtcatcactgacttgatagacatgagttggagtgaactctgggagttggtgatggacagggaggcctggcatgctgcgattcatggggtcacaaagagtcagacacgactgagcgactgaactgaactttgtaccTATGTCCTCTGGGTTGCACAGTGGTTAATGGcacagtctgcctgccaatgcaacagacttgggggtttgatccctgtgtggggaagatcccctggagaaggaaatggcaacccactccagtagtcttgcctgttaaattccatggacagaggagcctgacaggctccagtccatgcgatcacaaagTCTGCTGCCTCTGAGCAGGCGTGCACTTCCTACTGACCCCAGAACTCCTTAAAAACACGTAGTCCTACTTCTGAATTTAGTGAAGGAGAGCACAGAAAAAGCAATATATCAAAACTGGTACAAGCTATACAGGGGTGCTGAGCATGTGCTTCTCTATACTGCAATAGAATGGTGAGGTTCCTAACCTTTTAGGGGATGGAAAGAGGGGACAAGTTTAGAGAAAGCTAAAAGGTAACATGCTGAATCTACTATTATGCATCTTTCAAACCCTGCCATGTATGTTTTTAACAAGCTTCTGAAATAGGACTGCTAGATCTGGCTGTGAGATTTAGTGAATCAGAGGTCTGACCATAAACGTTTAGTCCCTCAACACTAAGTTGAAAAAAAACATTTCTAAGGTTTCCTatactgtgtttttgttttcttggttcCTAGGTGAGAAGTACATTTTGTTTAGTGGTCAAATATGCTTAGGGCTAGAACGTTTTGACTTGTAATGGCCAGAGCAGCAACTTCCAGTTAAGTTGCCTCCAATCAAACCTAACCCTGCTTCTGTAGAACTatgcaggtcttttttttttttttttttcctttcttttttccaaactgGAACTGCAGACAGTTCTTTTTCTAATCGCAAAGGTGGTCTTCATTGATCATTGTCCTCACGTTGCCACCATGACCAGGCCACTTTGTCTTTCAAGTCAAAACCAATGCGGCCTACAGCCTGGACAATTACAGGGAAAGCTATCCCTGTGGGCGATTAGCTCCACCTGTTgaggtcagtttttttttttcccccactgggcCGGGCTGCTTCCCTCCAGGTAACGACGGATTGCAAGCGCTCCCTTTCTGGAGATGAGCTCCTTTCGGCCGTTGAGGGCAGAAAGCAGCAACATCTGCCGGCTCGCTCGCCCCTGCCCGTCGAAGGGGTCGAGGGGACCGCATGGCAGCTGCCACCGCGCAGCACAAAAGGGGGCGCCGCTCGCGAGTAGCCACCGGCCTTCCGCGGACCCCGAGGCTCGGGGGTACCCTCGGAGCCGGCGAGGGCGGCGCGGCCCGGGGGGCAAGCCCAGGTGCGGCGAGGCGAAGAGAAGGGCCCAGCCGCGCGCCTAGGAGGAACGCCTGACTCATGTCGTGGCGGCGGCGGACTCCTGGGAACTGAAACTCGTGATGCTTTTGCTGCGGAGAAAAGCCTCATTACCCATTCCACAGGCGGGGGCCGGCGGGGGACACACCACCCGGGGCGCGGACACCCGAGTCCCGGGAACCCGGCGGCCTCCGCGGGCCCCTCCGCCCGCCGCGTGCCCGCGCGCGCGCCGGCCGCGTGTGGAAAAAGGAGCGGACACGCCTAACAGGCGCGCGCGCTCcgcgccccgccccacccccccatgGGCCGACCCGGATTCTCTCCCCCGCGGCCGAaattccccaccccccccccaccgccggcGCCTCAGTCAACCTTCGGCAATTTCCGCCGGGACACCCGGCGCTCGGCGAGGCCCGAagacccgccgccgccgccgccgccgccgccgcctccttctACCGCCAGACCCGGCTTTATGTCTGCGGCGCCGGGGCGCATGCGCAGACGCCATCTTCCCTCCTTCTCCTCAGCCGGCCcccctcccgccgccgccgccgccgccgccgccgccgctgccaccGCCTCCGCCTCCTCTCGCCCGCGGtcgcccctcctcctcctcctgcgcTCGGGCGCTGGTCCCTCCTCTCCCGATGCCGCGAGAGACCGGGGGATACGGCGGAGCCGGAGAAGAGCACTAGTAACAACCACCACAGCCCCCTCCTCGCCCGCCGCCCTCCCTCGGCACCCACCCACTCACCCGCCCCGTTCGCCGACACCGACCAAACCCCACCTCTCGTTCCTTTGAACGGCGTCGGCTGCAGTCGCTGCACCAGCCCCGTCTGGCCACCAACGCCGCCGAGAGAGGAGTCGCCGTCGCCTGCGGCCCCCTCCCGCCCGGGCCGCGGGAGCAGCGGGGCTGAGAGGACCAACCGGCTGCGGAGGACAAGGACGAAGCGGCTCGCACCACCGCCGGCGCTCCTCAGCGCACGTCCCGCCGCCCTCCGGGGAGGCTCGGGCGCCGGCCCCTTCCTCCCCGAGGACGTGTGCCGAGCTGAGGCGCCTGCCCGGAGGGAGGAAAATGCTCGGGCTCCATGGCTGCCAGTGATGGAGCGGTCCCTGGGCTCCCgctgccaccgccgccgccgcgccccgGCCGTGCTCCGCGAGGACCCGGCGTCTCTGCGCGCCCGCCCGCGCCCCGTTGCTGGGCTCACCGTACCGGGCGCCCCGCCGCCCGAGCCTCGCCGCGCCGGCCCCAGTCGCGGCCAGCGTTTCCTTAcggagcagcagcagccgccgcgAGCCCAGGGGGTTTGAAAGGGTCCGCGGGGCCGTGGGGGGAGGAGGCCCGAGCCGGGCCGGCGGGGCCGGGAGCGGAGGTTTGAGCGACACTGACTGAGCTCGGGGCTCGCCGCCGGCAGCCGCGGCGGCGCTGGGGGGCGGCGAGGGGAAGGCGACACTCGCTCGGCGCCGCCTTCGTGCAGGGCGACCGGGAGGCTTTTTgcagcggccgccgccgccgccgacgggaggaggggcagaggtggCTCCGGAGTTGTCCGGAGAAGGTGGGCATTTCTTGGCttttcccacccccctcccctcgcctccccgctcccctccccaccccctccctcccgccccgCACCCCACGTGAAGCGGAGTATAAAGGGGGTGTGAGGCCAGAGGGGAAAGTGGATGGCGAAGGACTGAAGGGGTGCCCCCCTTCGGGTCCCTGGCCGCCCCGTTCACCCTCGTCCATCCTCCCTTCCCGAAGCTCGCCCTCGAAGGCAGGAACGGCCGGCGCCTGcggctgaggaggaggaggaggaggtgggggaatCGCGCCGGGCGGAGCGTCAGGTCCCGTTTTCCTCCTCGGCGTCTTGAATACAAAGATTACGGTGCAGAAGGAAATTGCACTCGCCTtctccgccccccgccccggtACCCAACACAATGCACCAGCCGCCCGAGTCCACGGCGGCCGCGGCCGCTGCAGACATGAGTGCTAGGAAGATGGCGCACCCGGCAATGTTCCCTCGAAGGGGCAGCGGCGGGGGCAGCGCCTCAGCTCTCGGTGCAGCAGGTACCGGCGTCGGTAGTAGTGCCCCATCTGCCGAGGATTTTCCGCCTCCGTCGCTGCTCCAGCCGCTGCCTCCTGCAGCATCTTCTCTGTCGGGACCACAGCCTCCGCCTCCACAAAGCCTGAACCTCCTTTCGCAGGCTCAGCTGCAGGCACAGCCTCTTGCGCCAGGCGGAAcgcagatgaaaaagaaaagtggctTCCAGATAACGAGCGTGACCCCGGCTCAGATCTCCGCTAGCATCAGCTCGAACAACAGCATCGCAGAGGACACGGAGAGCTACGACGACTTGGATGAGTCTCATACGGAAGATCTGTCGTCTTCCGAGATCCTTGATGTGTCGCTTTCCAGGGCTACGGACTTAGGGGAGCCTGAACGCAGCTCCTCGGAAGAGACTCTCAATAACTTCCAGGAAGCCGAGACACCTGGGGCGGTCTCTCCTAACCAGCCCCACCTTCCTCAGCCTCATTTGCCTCACCTTCCACAACAGAACGTTGTGATCAATGGGAGTGCTCATCCACACcccctccatcaccaccatcccatTCATGGCCACCACCTGCACCACGggcaccaccatccatctcaTGCCGGTGTGGCCAGTACATCCATCCCTGGAGGGCCGCCCTCAAGCCCAGTGTCCAGAAAACTCTCGGCCGCGGGAAGCTCTGACGGTGTTATGCCAGTGGCACCAACTTCTGCTGTATCATCGAGTGGCTCGCCGGCATCTGTCATGACTAGTATCCGTGCTCCGAGTACTACCGGCAGCCTAGGTATAAATTCTGTTACGGGCACCAATACGATGAATAACGTTAACATCACTGCTGTGGGTAGTTTTAATCCTGCTGTGACCAGCAGCATGCTTGGTAACGCTAATATAAGTGTGAGCACTATCCCCAGTGCTGCTAGTATGAGTGTCGGGCCTGCAGTGAGCAGCGGGGTTAATGTGAATATCTTGAGTGGCATGGGCAATGGTACGATTGCTTCCTCCGCGGCCTTTAACAGCGCTGCCAGTGCAGCAGTGGGCATGACAGTGGGGGCCGTTTCGAGTCAGCAACAACAGCCAACCGTTAACACGTCCAGGTTCAGAGTCGTGAAGTTAGATTCTACTTCTGAGCCTTTCAAAAAAGGTCGATGGACTTGCACTGAGTTCTATGAAAAAGAAAACGCCGCCGTACCTGCCACCGAAGGGGTGGTGGTAAATAAGGTGGTGGAAAGTGTAAGACAgaacacgaccgaagcgacttccGAGAGGGAGAGCACGAGTGGGAGCTCTGTGAGCAGCAGCGTCAGCACACTGAGTCACTACACGGAGAGTGTGGGCAGCGGAGAGATGGGCACCCTGGCGGCCCCGCCGGTGCAGCCGCAGCCGCCCCCGACCCTTCCAGGGGTGGCCCTTCCGCAGATGGACTTCAGCAGCACCGCTCCACAGGGCATTTCAGCAGTTAGCATCCCTCAGAGTATTTCTCAGTCGCAGATCTCGCAGGTTCAGTTACCGTCTCAAGAACTGGGCTATCAGCCGAAGCCAGGTCTTCCACCAGTACCTCTGCAAGCCGGTATTCAGCCGTCACCTGTTGGCGTGGTGGGCGTCACTTCGGCTTTAGGTCAGCAGCCTTCCATCGCCAGCCTGGCTCAACCCCAACTGCCCTATTCCCAGGCGGCCCCCCCAGTGCAAGCTCCCCTGTCAGGGGCGCCACCCCAACAGGTACAATATGGCCAGCCGGCGCCAGCTGTGGCCACTCCAATGGCCCCAAGCCACGGTACATCAGTAACTCCGAACCCAGCCTCCGAGTATGTTCAGCCCTCACCGCTTCTCCAAACAGCGGTATCCTCTGGACAGCCCACTTCTGCAGGGGTGGCCGTGGGAGCCACGGTGATTCCTATGGCTCAGCCACAGAGCATCCAGCTCCCAGTGCAGCCCGCGGCAGTCCAGGCACAACCTGCAGGGGCAGCTGGCCAACCTGTTGGCAAGGCTCACACGACAGTAGCTGCGGTACCTCCCGGCAGTCAAATCGCAAATATTGGTCAACAGACAAGCCTACCATCGGCACTGCAGCAGCCCTCCACCCAAGTCACACCTTCAGTTATCCAGCAAGGTGCTCCTCCGTCTTCACAGATAGTGCCACCTGCTCCAGCTGCGATCCTTCATCAGGGAGTTCAGCCCAGCGCTtcaagccttcctcagcaactgGTCATTGCACCCCAGAGTACCCTGTTACCTGTGCCTCCCCAGCCACAGGGGGTCGAGTCGGTAGCTCCAGGAGTGGTTTCGAAGCAGTTGCCTGCAGTTAGTCCTTTGCCCTCTGCTAGTAGTATTTCTGTTACAAATCAGGTTAGTTCAGCTGGTCCTTCTGGACTGCCTTCTGCCCCGACAAACTTGGTTCCGTCACAGAATATAGCACAAGCCCCCGCCACTCAGAATGGTAATTTGGTTCAAAGTGTCAGTCAGCCTCCCTTGCTAGCATCTAATATAAATTTGCCTTTGGCGCAACAGCTACCACTCAGTTCTGTTCAATTCTCCGCACAATCATTAGCTCAGGCAATTGGAAGCCAAATCGAAGATGCCAGGCGCCCAGTGGAACCCTCCTTAGTTGGCTTACCTCAGACCATCAGTGGTGACAGTGGGGGAGTGTCAGCAGTTTCAGatggcagtagcagcagccttgcagcctctgcttctcttttcccGTTGAAGGTGCTACCGCTGACGACACCCCTGGTGGATGGCGAGGATGAGAGGTAAGCTCACGCCGTGTTTCTGCAGGCATTCAACAGATTCAAGAGTTCCTCTATTTAGTCACTGCATATGCACAGGGTTAGTCTAAAAGCATTATctacttttttcctctttagagGTGAACGAGCATTTTTCTGGTAAGTTTTCTAGAGCAGGAGTGTGATGGAATGGTTTCAAACTGCTTAGGAAGTGGTCCAAGTAAAACGTAAACAACACTTGACAAAATAGTTTTTGAACATTAAGAGTAGGTATGGGAGCCCCAAGCGATTTTGTTATTTACGAGATGGTTTTTTAGAATTAATTATGAACAGAAGCTTAATATTTGCTAACCCAGCTTAATAGTTCATATCTTCTTTTGACTTACTAAAATCGTTACGATCAtctcttgggggcaggaggggaggttGTGGTTCCCACATTTGTTTCTCCTTCACTGAACTGGATGACCCAAAGTTCTACTGTGTTTGCTATTAGTCTGAAAAAGATCATGTTACTGCTTTTCCTAGTCAGATATTATAGGAAAGGTGACCTAAGCTGGGTTATACAGGTTGCTTTCAAACTAATTGACCGACTTTTGTGTACTTATTTAATGGTGGTTTTATCTGAGCCGTAAAGAAATAGGAATGGTAAAGTGTTTTGTGGGGAAGGAGGGGCATACACTTAAAAACAGCCCAATTTATCTTTGACAGTAGTATGCagtatgtttttccttttgcatAGTAGATCAAGATGGTAGCTGTTTTAAAGAGTAAAGAAAGAGAATGTCTTGGAGTGTTGAATTTTTAGAGACATGAAACTGACTTTGTTCTCCTGCTAATCTACTCCACTTGTTCTCTTCTCTGACCAGAGAAATACAGAAAGCCTAAAATACATTACTAGACCATTGTTTTCTTAATAGGATTGGTAATAATATGGTGATTTTTTGAATCAAATTGTGTCTTTGAAGTTGGCCAGCTAGAAGAGTTGTGAAATCTCTCATGATATTACATGGCTTTAAATTAAGTCGATTTTTAAAGGAATGTTCTTTTCACAGATTTGCCTTACTAACCTTGATCAAAGTAATAGTTTTGATCAAGGAGTTTTGACAGAGGCTATTCATTTTCACTGTGGAACTTTGAATAAATGTGAAAGATACTTAAATATTTTAGTATTGGAGATTTTTGTGATTGAACTTTTATTAAGCCAGTTGGAACATTTACATTCTAAATGTATATCTGTGATTTTTACTTTGGAAAAATTGAGCATATTTCAAAAGAATTGccattttagaaaaacaaaagccaaatgtTTCAGTgaggccttcttttttttttttttttttttttaaaattacttaaaagaTATAAGGTAAAGGCATGGttaattgaaataatttaaattcttGCCTTTGAAGATTCTTATTTTTCTAAGTCATATATAGAATCTTGTTATCTAGCCACATGTATTCTGTATCATGTATACAAGGCTATACTTTAAAAGAGAGACTTCTTTTAGGAGCTGGTTTCCTTAATAGTTGTATTATAATTATTGCTAAACCTTTAAATTTATCAAATCATGCTAATACAcatctataattttaaataattaacttaCCTCAGATACTCAGGTTTTCTAAATCTAGTGAGTGTGATCTGAGTAAAACCCCTATAAGAACAGGTATATTATGTGGATGCTAAATTTAGAGAAGTAAAAGATGGGTGGATACACAAATGAAAACCACATACTTTGAATTCAAACCTGCCATGATTTTTACTGATTACCATTGTGGTCTCCTGGCatgactttttcctttttgttttctcctcCTGGTGGTAGGGCATGATAGAACTTTCCATAACATGGTGTTCCAGACGATTAAAGTCAGATGCTGCTACTTACAGTTCGGTTTTTAACTATAGAGCTAGAGTCCCAGTTTAAGATATTAGAACAGAATCAATTTTTCCATATAGCAGCTGAGATGAGGACTAATTAGGGGCAAATTATGTAAAATGGTTTGAAATTAAAGGGGCAAAACAGATACtgagaaatataattaaatattggtGTACAGTAACTTGAGTTGACTGTACTTGTTTTGAATTAACCACATATTTGAGCTTTTGTTAACATCCTTTAAATTCTGTAATATCAAAATGACCCCTAAAATAGCTGTAAAGTTCAGATCTGGTAaatttgtgtattattttcttGGCATTTTACTGCAGATTATCACTGTAGTTTGGAAAAAAATTGTTAAGtgataatgatttaaaaaattgtttttacctttttcttcCCATGTTAGTTTCTGTGTCCTTTGTGTCTCCTGGGCTTCACCTATGGATCTCATGGGAGAAAAGGATACATTGTAATGTCGGTGTTATGACTTAGAAAACACATTAGCAATACAACTTTTAGGTGGTAGGATACATGAAGATTGGCTGTTCTTTAGTCATCTTTTGAAATAATATTGACAcggtaaattttaaaatgttggtaaCACGTGTCTACTGGTGTTGGCTACTGGCACAGACTATAAAGATTAGAAAACATGATCAGGCCTTAAGATTATgtatgatctttaaaaaaaaaatctcattaaaaaggtcttaatgtcttaatgtcttccctggtggctcagatggtaaagaatctgcctgcagtgcaggagtcctgagtttggtccctgggttgggaagatcccctggagaagtgaatggctacccactcccgtattcttgcctagagaattccgtggactaggagcctggtgggctacaatccacggggttgcaaagagttgggcacaactgggTGGCTAGCAAACAAAACACGTAATGTTTTAGGT contains the following coding sequences:
- the TSC22D1 gene encoding TSC22 domain family protein 1 isoform X3 gives rise to the protein MHQPPESTAAAAAADMSARKMAHPAMFPRRGSGGGSASALGAAGTGVGSSAPSAEDFPPPSLLQPLPPAASSLSGPQPPPPQSLNLLSQAQLQAQPLAPGGTQMKKKSGFQITSVTPAQISASISSNNSIAEDTESYDDLDESHTEDLSSSEILDVSLSRATDLGEPERSSSEETLNNFQEAETPGAVSPNQPHLPQPHLPHLPQQNVVINGSAHPHPLHHHHPIHGHHLHHGHHHPSHAGVASTSIPGGPPSSPVSRKLSAAGSSDGVMPVAPTSAVSSSGSPASVMTSIRAPSTTGSLGINSVTGTNTMNNVNITAVGSFNPAVTSSMLGNANISVSTIPSAASMSVGPAVSSGVNVNILSGMGNGTIASSAAFNSAASAAVGMTVGAVSSQQQQPTVNTSRFRVVKLDSTSEPFKKGRWTCTEFYEKENAAVPATEGVVVNKVVESVRQNTTEATSERESTSGSSVSSSVSTLSHYTESVGSGEMGTLAAPPVQPQPPPTLPGVALPQMDFSSTAPQGISAVSIPQSISQSQISQVQLPSQELGYQPKPGLPPVPLQAGIQPSPVGVVGVTSALGQQPSIASLAQPQLPYSQAAPPVQAPLSGAPPQQVQYGQPAPAVATPMAPSHGTSVTPNPASEYVQPSPLLQTAVSSGQPTSAGVAVGATVIPMAQPQSIQLPVQPAAVQAQPAGAAGQPVGKAHTTVAAVPPGSQIANIGQQTSLPSALQQPSTQVTPSVIQQGAPPSSQIVPPAPAAILHQGVQPSASSLPQQLVIAPQSTLLPVPPQPQGVESVAPGVVSKQLPAVSPLPSASSISVTNQVSSAGPSGLPSAPTNLVPSQNIAQAPATQNGNLVQSVSQPPLLASNINLPLAQQLPLSSVQFSAQSLAQAIGSQIEDARRPVEPSLVGLPQTISGDSGGVSAVSDGSSSSLAASASLFPLKVLPLTTPLVDGEDESASLLPEVQGVILEPQIQPRPRRAFDVRGPLSPLNLWRQNIQLLERVGKGYLDNGRPVYLFSNCPDFFQLVNILLQPKEL
- the TSC22D1 gene encoding TSC22 domain family protein 1 isoform X4; the encoded protein is MHQPPESTAAAAAADMSARKMAHPAMFPRRGSGGGSASALGAAGTGVGSSAPSAEDFPPPSLLQPLPPAASSLSGPQPPPPQSLNLLSQAQLQAQPLAPGGTQMKKKSGFQITSVTPAQISASISSNNSIAEDTESYDDLDESHTEDLSSSEILDVSLSRATDLGEPERSSSEETLNNFQEAETPGAVSPNQPHLPQPHLPHLPQQNVVINGSAHPHPLHHHHPIHGHHLHHGHHHPSHAGVASTSIPGGPPSSPVSRKLSAAGSSDGVMPVAPTSAVSSSGSPASVMTSIRAPSTTGSLGINSVTGTNTMNNVNITAVGSFNPAVTSSMLGNANISVSTIPSAASMSVGPAVSSGVNVNILSGMGNGTIASSAAFNSAASAAVGMTVGAVSSQQQQPTVNTSRFRVVKLDSTSEPFKKGRWTCTEFYEKENAAVPATEGVVVNKVVESVRQNTTEATSERESTSGSSVSSSVSTLSHYTESVGSGEMGTLAAPPVQPQPPPTLPGVALPQMDFSSTAPQGISAVSIPQSISQSQISQVQLPSQELGYQPKPGLPPVPLQAGIQPSPVGVVGVTSALGQQPSIASLAQPQLPYSQAAPPVQAPLSGAPPQQVQYGQPAPAVATPMAPSHGTSVTPNPASEYVQPSPLLQTAVSSGQPTSAGVAVGATVIPMAQPQSIQLPVQPAAVQAQPAGAAGQPVGKAHTTVAAVPPGSQIANIGQQTSLPSALQQPSTQVTPSVIQQGAPPSSQIVPPAPAAILHQGVQPSASSLPQQLVIAPQSTLLPVPPQPQGVESVAPGVVSKQLPAVSPLPSASSISVTNQVSSAGPSGLPSAPTNLVPSQNIAQAPATQNGNLVQSVSQPPLLASNINLPLAQQLPLSSVQFSAQSLAQAIGSQIEDARRPVEPSLVGLPQTISGDSGGVSAVSDGSSSSLAASASLFPLKVLPLTTPLVDGEDESCWHFSKLAGRARRK
- the TSC22D1 gene encoding TSC22 domain family protein 1 isoform X2, whose amino-acid sequence is MHQPPESTAAAAAADMSARKMAHPAMFPRRGSGGGSASALGAAGTGVGSSAPSAEDFPPPSLLQPLPPAASSLSGPQPPPPQSLNLLSQAQLQAQPLAPGGTQMKKKSGFQITSVTPAQISASISSNNSIAEDTESYDDLDESHTEDLSSSEILDVSLSRATDLGEPERSSSEETLNNFQEAETPGAVSPNQPHLPQPHLPHLPQQNVVINGSAHPHPLHHHHPIHGHHLHHGHHHPSHAGVASTSIPGGPPSSPVSRKLSAAGSSDGVMPVAPTSAVSSSGSPASVMTSIRAPSTTGSLGINSVTGTNTMNNVNITAVGSFNPAVTSSMLGNANISVSTIPSAASMSVGPAVSSGVNVNILSGMGNGTIASSAAFNSAASAAVGMTVGAVSSQQQQPTVNTSRFRVVKLDSTSEPFKKGRWTCTEFYEKENAAVPATEGVVVNKVVESVRQNTTEATSERESTSGSSVSSSVSTLSHYTESVGSGEMGTLAAPPVQPQPPPTLPGVALPQMDFSSTAPQGISAVSIPQSISQSQISQVQLPSQELGYQPKPGLPPVPLQAGIQPSPVGVVGVTSALGQQPSIASLAQPQLPYSQAAPPVQAPLSGAPPQQVQYGQPAPAVATPMAPSHGTSVTPNPASEYVQPSPLLQTAVSSGQPTSAGVAVGATVIPMAQPQSIQLPVQPAAVQAQPAGAAGQPVGKAHTTVAAVPPGSQIANIGQQTSLPSALQQPSTQVTPSVIQQGAPPSSQIVPPAPAAILHQGVQPSASSLPQQLVIAPQSTLLPVPPQPQGVESVAPGVVSKQLPAVSPLPSASSISVTNQVSSAGPSGLPSAPTNLVPSQNIAQAPATQNGNLVQSVSQPPLLASNINLPLAQQLPLSSVQFSAQSLAQAIGSQIEDARRPVEPSLVGLPQTISGDSGGVSAVSDGSSSSLAASASLFPLKVLPLTTPLVDGEDESASLLPEVQGVILEPQIQPRPRRAFDVRGPLSPLNLWRQNIQLLERVGKGFLSTGKHPPSAKGTLAEPSWTISVTHAATAVWKAVVNGAMHYI